A genomic window from Polaribacter gangjinensis includes:
- the glmS gene encoding glutamine--fructose-6-phosphate transaminase (isomerizing) → MCGISAYIGYREAYPIVINGLKRLEYRGYDSAGVMIYDGKKMQLSKTKGKVSDLEAIINSNPEKKVGKIGMGHTRWATHGIPNDVNSHPHPSQSGNLVLVHNGIIENYDTIKKELIRRGYTFKSDTDTEVLVNLIEEVKKNEDCKLGKAVQLALTNVVGAYAIAVFDKDKPNELIVARLGSPIAIGVGEENNEFFVASDASPFLEYTKNAIYLEDEEMAIIRLGRPAKVHKIFDDSLVDPMIQELQLSLEQIEKGGYDHFMLKEIHEQPKAITDTFRGRMLADENIIKMSSVQDNLDKFLNANRIIIVGCGTSWHAGLVGEYLFEDLARIPVEVEYASEFRYRNPIITDKDVVIAISQSGETADTLAAIKLAKSKGAFVYGVCNVVGSSIARETHAGAYTHAGPEIGVASTKAFTTQITVLTLIALKLGQANKSLSDERFKNYIQKMQLIPSQIQKLLNIDSKVKEIAAIYKDAKNCLYLGRGFNFPVALEGALKLKEISYIHAEGYPAAEMKHGPIALIDENMPIFVIATNKGHYDKVVSNIQEIKSRAGKIIAVVTEGDVTVKEIADHVIEIPETEEALTPLLTTIPFQLLSYHIAVMLGKNVDQPRNLAKSVTVE, encoded by the coding sequence ATGTGTGGAATTTCAGCTTATATAGGCTATAGAGAAGCGTATCCAATTGTTATTAATGGTCTAAAGAGATTAGAATATAGAGGTTATGATAGTGCAGGGGTGATGATATATGATGGTAAAAAAATGCAACTTTCTAAAACTAAAGGCAAGGTTTCTGATTTAGAGGCAATTATCAACTCGAATCCTGAAAAAAAAGTTGGTAAAATTGGAATGGGTCATACGCGATGGGCAACTCATGGAATTCCGAATGATGTTAACTCACATCCACATCCTTCGCAATCTGGAAATTTGGTCTTAGTTCATAATGGAATTATTGAAAATTATGATACTATCAAGAAAGAGCTTATCAGAAGAGGATATACTTTTAAAAGTGACACTGATACTGAAGTTTTAGTAAATTTAATTGAAGAGGTTAAAAAAAATGAAGATTGTAAGTTAGGTAAAGCCGTACAACTTGCTTTGACAAATGTTGTTGGTGCTTATGCAATTGCTGTTTTTGACAAAGACAAACCCAATGAGTTGATTGTTGCAAGGTTAGGAAGCCCTATTGCCATTGGAGTTGGTGAAGAAAATAATGAGTTTTTTGTTGCTTCGGATGCGTCTCCATTTTTAGAATATACAAAAAATGCCATTTATTTAGAAGATGAAGAAATGGCAATTATTAGACTTGGAAGACCTGCAAAAGTTCATAAAATATTTGATGATTCTTTGGTTGATCCAATGATACAAGAGTTGCAATTGAGTTTAGAGCAAATTGAAAAAGGAGGTTATGACCACTTTATGCTTAAAGAAATTCATGAGCAGCCAAAAGCAATTACTGATACTTTTAGAGGAAGAATGCTCGCAGATGAAAACATCATCAAAATGTCAAGTGTTCAAGATAATTTAGATAAATTTTTAAATGCAAATAGAATCATCATTGTTGGTTGTGGTACTTCATGGCACGCAGGTTTAGTTGGTGAATACCTTTTTGAAGATTTAGCAAGAATTCCTGTAGAAGTAGAATACGCATCAGAATTTAGATATAGAAATCCAATTATTACAGATAAAGATGTTGTAATAGCCATTTCACAATCAGGTGAAACTGCTGATACACTAGCAGCTATTAAATTAGCGAAATCAAAAGGCGCTTTTGTATATGGTGTTTGTAACGTTGTTGGTTCATCAATTGCAAGAGAAACTCACGCAGGCGCTTATACGCATGCAGGCCCTGAAATTGGTGTTGCATCAACTAAAGCATTTACAACTCAAATTACAGTTTTAACCTTAATTGCTTTAAAACTAGGTCAAGCAAATAAGTCATTGTCTGATGAGAGATTTAAAAACTACATTCAAAAAATGCAGTTGATTCCTTCTCAAATACAAAAGTTATTAAATATTGATAGTAAAGTAAAAGAAATTGCGGCCATTTATAAAGATGCCAAAAATTGTTTGTATTTAGGTAGAGGTTTCAATTTTCCTGTTGCTTTAGAAGGTGCTTTAAAGCTAAAAGAGATTTCTTACATTCATGCAGAAGGATATCCAGCTGCAGAAATGAAACATGGGCCAATTGCTTTGATTGATGAAAACATGCCGATTTTTGTAATTGCAACTAATAAAGGTCATTATGATAAAGTTGTAAGTAACATTCAAGAAATTAAATCGAGAGCTGGTAAAATTATTGCTGTTGTTACAGAAGGAGATGTTACTGTAAAAGAAATTGCAGATCACGTAATTGAAATTCCTGAAACAGAAGAAGCATTAACGCCATTATTAACAACAATTCCTTTCCAATTATTGTCATACCATATTGC